In the genome of Calliopsis andreniformis isolate RMS-2024a chromosome 10, iyCalAndr_principal, whole genome shotgun sequence, one region contains:
- the Rhogap19d gene encoding rho GTPase activating protein at 19D isoform X2 produces the protein MAEDRNNSQGFVGQAHTIEHGSPPPPAPTTSTTTVANPGVGAIGGTIARIGSGQRDDSPPRGPRTLLLRRGETGFGFTLRHFIVYPPESCCMLPGHERTRIEEPMDTIFVKQVRANSPAAEAGLRTGDRVVSVDGKPTRGEQYAKVVQRIQQAGPWLRLLVVSKEDDILQKYFGETAHNPETNQRPRLRSPDRSSQRQRRSVSMIPGLSPRTRQSWVCSGSSSMPVSSSQAELLEDTIPYQEFKENQQLVRTNMNKTQSQLQSESSTSSSPSPPPSATATATTTTLAKATMHRCKPFQKVPGRYEPIEEKVRLRSQQQSCAKDSLSSPGMQCERSMQSDSRADRYDVYDRTRPESIYSRTNSEQIYDRIKDPIYERVRFGEPNRTSIEEHQRQQYYQSLQQPCLTRYPLSRAEPQVPIYRPAMRRVTSRRASEGSTGSSTINNFDAASYASTDALRSCAPGSRFSIDSGRDSSPLRTDDPSAYDSTSLRFGNGGNENRSEGRRGGSNGSRSGNGNGDDRSSIDDSVIMTRLRKSFEQKEEFLRRPSHPIGWFLPEERSGSPVRSNGSTAIPREFYARPQKLQKQIWPPNELKQDQQSPASRGSHEKNFAAKMGLDKSSPASNQTLQRLQSDPVSEAEYSNSRNDLLEESTKMNRSLDDPRLQQTITDRLCSPSLYDDHRENSEMKENIDRHQQQLHRNSGKSSFVGTLSRIHENISNATALLSSERQDTRNGASSLPSSPGPDKKANDKFPTLPQGLQIVSKRAKQFESGRLLSDDDEPTGDRTNLYKSELSRLSNKRSVPNVAVRKREFESKAEAQEPRRMPIPGRETKSLDTENMRVTDDEVARSRIRSNSAESWESSSVNSQSLRHEWLQRQEDSERKQTENDSSSYIDTTSSVGDDKTMERGSKRHDSYVQGIETESGTMTDDTVHSNGVVFRRPKNTQIADEDRATRRVSYLKATWGERMHVDSDLELSDSEPIHASRGIHKRWRLPLFPNDIASLRRIFEDMTQSASLNRNIYRNNACAGREGASGMVKDIEQVEREGLLHVKFTVLDGKRSSDRSWKQVWGVLRGPILFFYKDRQNQVPSLANDGENVTQCVDVRCSLVDIAEDYTKRKHVLRLANPSAEVLLQTEDAASMALWLRALHEHASADKPSENTYNSTLKQQAVPQAPGPTSSPTTCQTVTSGTVSVSNGAGQRLSPLPGHKGIKKLTSFRNRSPTGQSPINKTRKPSQTIESLVSPKTKTWKGRVAKQLRRMHGQTGPPSSPTTQLPPEGATFKVPLELCPPSSFSEYVPLIVEMCTRIVEARGLEVVGIYRVPGNTAAISHLTESVNKGFENIDRQDSRWSDVNVISSLLKSFFRQLPDSLLTAELYPMFIDADKVEDPQRRMTTIRKLLRDLPEHHFETLKFLMLHLKKIVEHSEVNKMEAKNLAIVFGPTLVRASGSRDNMVTMVTDMSHQCRIVESLLNNVDWFFSDDDLDDLSRLSVNLSLPADNSEIDTTPSNNHNLLLNNIQKVEGVREMASAKDIVSSIISAANRKIQRRRKGQDETDNESHHDIDKLKVKQEAEGLPNRRSMALNERQCSVSEIVLMHENKNQSGRSADRSDRAPSIDSGVMGNVSTVGNGGISNCVNEHATDISSNDGVLSDRSRQYANQPAVESIQSIQPTHRSAVSSASESSRLSSETGLSFDASSTLSSASNDTKQSNDEVAIRTYAGLSATTQERIRRFEQETKAMLQRDQNRQRREAEKREEERRRIEMEWQLAKREMENDDLLDNIVDTTVTPNYLSSGSRLSAFNDRLADKSFMDIGSRTSTRLPPLSIAVQQQPTNVRRVSQLADESTSILPPENTTDTIIKKLKTDQESITSTLPPVRYGSLDSLHETHDVSESSPIQQQRKPLSSDVSDDAGSCFLQWTQKILTINKKLSRQTASPGFWWYISSHLHGTASPTGPASKTSGPSPMSMPIPMPMPMPMPIPMPMPMPMPMPMSMPGRMQVPGSVSDTVGADTVDCARRSPIHVASSSGVPASEPSELSESIEPVEQSSRGVSGSGAGLSSKTLNRFLRGSDLLTSLTTTFDRKWRSLVNSTNQTLRGSNVENTSLSDEDVSVTQNLRNLRGVREDERKTVGQSMGQSLTESYRDPSLHKTLEKPQVTRQKDDAPEKDTDSSVTENSSVDRLDANVPDNDRSAIVRRKIESKEQLRSSKEAIESNSESNETQECCKLPEREGTLTQNGKLSADDSKDFRHDMDSNYSNKLEKFESLTSSEVRSRLKRSESLNKKSENTSSKLKRSESLNKHSVERLSSPTSGKLKRSESLNKHSERSDSPNSKLKRSESLTKTEKTECNISKRRQSVRKDSATKLKRKNGMPERSIKRRHTVGGTKDFDKVHWLDNKLQAETERVVKNEYRPKKSQLRTSSPDLSTGRIGLTDASFLIEVSFRGPSNVVLNVTNARPQSLPDTSLASKVFKVPLESHV, from the exons AAGGCAATCTTGGGTTTGCTCTGGCTCGAGTTCCATGCCTGTTTCGAGCTCCCAAGCTGAGTTACTTGAGGATACCATCCCTTATCAGGAATTCAAGGAAAACCAGCAACTAGTACGAACAAATATGAACAAAACCCAGTCGCAATTGCAATCAGAATCGTCGACGTCGTCTTCTCCGTCGCCACCACCTTCGGCGACAGCCacggcgacgacgacgacgctgGCGAAGGCTACGATGCATCGATGCAAACCGTTTCAGAAGGTCCCTGGCCGCTATGAACCCATCGAGGAGAAGGTACGATTAAGGAGCCAGCAACAATCGTGTGCAAAAGATAGCTTAAGTTCACCTGGCATGCAGTGCGAGAGGTCAATGCAGTCGGATTCGAGGGCTGATAGGTACGATGTTTATGATAGGACACGTCCTGAGTCCATTTACTCAAGGACGAATAGCGAACAGATTTATGACAGAATCAAAGATCCAATATATGAGAGAGTTCGGTTTGGAGAACCGAATCGAACAAGTATTGAAGAGCACCAACGTCAACAGTATTATCAATCCCTTCAGCAGCCGTGCTTAACGCGATACCCTCTGTCCAGAGCAGAACCTCAGGTACCTATTTATCGGCCCGCGATGAGGAGAGTCACCTCGCGGCGCGCTAGTGAAGGGAGCACTGGCAGCTCGACGATAAACAATTTCGACGCAGCCAGCTATGCCAGCACGGACGCCCTGCGATCTTGCGCTCCTGGATCCAGATTTAGCATTGATTCTGGGAGGGACAGTTCTCCATTACGCACTGACGATCCTTCTGCTTATGATTCTACTTCTCTTCGATTTGGAAATGGAGGTAATGAGAACAGGAGTGAAGGAAGACGCGGAGGCTCAAATGGAAGTAGAAGCGGGAATGGGAATGGTGATGATCGTTCTAGTATCGATGATTCTGTTATCATGACGAGGCTTCGTAAGAGCTTTGAACAGAAGGAGGAATTCCTGAGAAGGCCCAGTCATCCGATTGGATGGTTTCTACCAGAGGAGAGGTCAGGGTCTCCTGTGAGGAGCAATGGATCTACTGCAATTCCTCGTGAGTTTTACGCCAGGCCACAGAAACTTCAAAAGCAGATCTGGCCACCGAATGAACTCAAGCAGGATCAACAGTCCCCTGCTTCTAGAGGAAGTCATGAGAAGAATTTTGCAGCGAAGATGGGTTTAGATAAATCATCCCCAGCTTCTAATCAGACTTTGCAGAGGCTTCAGAGTGACCCAGTTAGTGAAGCTGAATATTCTAATTCTCGAAACGATCTGCTCGAGGAGTCCACCAAGATGAATCGTTCGTTGGATGATCCACGACTGCAGCAGACTATCACTGATCGACTGTGTTCGCCTTCCCTCTACGATGATCATCGCGAGaactctgaaatgaaagaaaatattGATAGGCATCAGCAGCAATTGCATCGAAACTCTGGCAAATCAAGCTTCGTTGGAACTTTATCAAGGATACACGAGAACATCAGCAATGCAACGGCCCTGCTTTCAAGTGAACGACAGGATACAAGAAACGGAGCTTCTTCTCTTCCATCTTCTCCAGGACCCGATAAGAAGGCTAATGATAAGTTCCCAACGCTTCCCCAGGGTCTGCAGATTGTGTCCAAGCGCGCGAAGCAGTTTGAGTCAGGTCGCTTGCTCAGTGATGACGATGAACCGACTGGGGATCGAACTAATCTTTACAAGAGCGAGCTGTCGAGATTGTCGAATAAACGTAGCGTACCAAATGTTGCTGTTCGAAAGAGGGAGTTCGAGTCGAAAGCTGAAGCTCAGGAACCCAGAAGGATGCCCATTCCTGGGAGGGAGACCAAGTCTCTGGATACTG AGAACATGAGGGTCACAGACGACGAGGTCGCACGATCCAGGATTCGTAGCAATAGTGCAGAGTCTTGGGAGTCATCGAGTGTCAACTCGCAGAGTCTTAGGCACGAGTGGCTGCAGCGTCAGGAAGACAGCGAAAGGAAGCAAACTGAGAATGACAGTTCGTCGTACATTGACACTACGAGTTCTGTTGGCGATGACAAGACTATGGAGAGGGGATCTAAACGACATGATAGTTATGTGCAAGGCATTGAAACTGAAAGTG GTACGATGACAGACGACACTGTGCATAGTAACGGAGTTGTGTTCAGGCGCCCGAAGAACACGCAGATTG CGGATGAGGATCGTGCGACAAGAAGGGTCTCGTATTTAAAGGCAACTTGGGGCGAGCGAATGCACGTCGACAGTGATTTAGAATTAAGCGATTCGGAGCCCATTCACGCTTCCAGAGG CATTCATAAAAGGTGGCGACTACCGCTGTTTCCAAACGATATAGCATCGCTACGACGCATCTTCGAGGACATGACTCAGTCTGCATCCTTAAACAGAAATATTTATCG CAACAATGCTTGTGCTGGACGAGAAGGGGCGTCTGGTATGGTGAAAGATATTGAACAGGTCGAACGAGAGGGTCTTTTGCATGTTAAGTTCACAGTACTTGATGGCAAG CGATCTTCTGACCGCTCGTGGAAACAGGTGTGGGGCGTTCTTCGAGGACCGATTCTCTTCTTTTACAAGGATCGTCAAAATCAG GTTCCTTCGTTGGCTAATGATGGCGAAAACGTGACACAATGCGTGGATGTGAGATGTTCCTTAGTAGATATTGCGGAAGATTACACGAAACGTAAACACGTCCTACGATTAGCGAATCCGAGTGCAGAGGTTCTTTTACAAACCGAAGATGCTGCGTCCATGGCGCTGTGGTTGCGAGCGTTGCACGAGCATGCTTCCGCTGACAAGCCGTCG GAGAATACATACAATAGCACACTGAAACAGCAGGCTGTGCCTCAAGCTCCAGGTCCTACCAGTAGTCCCACAACCTGTCAGACAGTAACAAGTGGCACTGTGTCGGTATCGAACGGCGCAGGGCAAAGGTTGAGTCCTCTTCCAGGACACAAAGGTATCAAAAAGCTAACTTCCTTCAGGAATAGATCTCCGACTGGTCAGTCGCCGATAAACAAGACGCGCAAGCCGAGTCAAACAATTGAAAGTTTAGTTTCTCCAAAAACAAAAACGTGGAAAGGCAGAGTCGCGAAACAGCTCAGAAGAATGCATGGACAGACTGGGCCACCCTCTTCGCCAACGACGCAGCTACCGCCTGAAGGCGCCACTTTTAAGGTGCCACTGGAACTCTGTCCACCG TCATCGTTTTCGGAATACGTGCCACTGATCGTTGAGATGTGTACGCGTATCGTCGAAGCTAGAGGCCTCGAAGTTGTTGGTATTTACAGAGTACCTGGTAACACTGCCGCTATTTCACACTTGACTGAAAGTGTCAATAAAGGATTTGAAAATATCGATCGTCAG GACTCTAGATGGAGCGATGTAAACGTGATATCATCTCTTCTAAAATCCTTTTTCCGCCAACTTCCCGATTCTCTACTTACTGCAGAATTGTACCCTATGTTCATCGACGCTGATAAAGTAGAAGATCCGCAAAGGAGGATGACAACAATACGAAAGTTGCTCAGGGACCTTCCGGAACATCATTTTGAGACTCTTAAATTTTTAATGCTACATTTGAAGAAAATAGTCGAGCATAGCGAAGTTAATAAAATGGAAGCGAAGAATCTTGCCATAGTGTTTGGCCCTACTCTGGTTCGAGCTAGCGGTTCGAGGGACAATATGGTCACTATGGTTACTGATATGTCACATCAGTGTCGGATTGTTGAGAGCTTGTTAAACAAT GTTGATTGGTTCTTTTCGGACGATGATCTAGATGATCTGAGTAGGCTAAGCGTGAATCTTAGCCTTCCAGCTGATAATAGCGAAATCGATACAACCccgagcaataatcataatcttTTGCTGAACAATATTCAGAAAGTTGAAG GAGTTCGTGAAATGGCTTCTGCCAAGGATATTGTTTCGTCCATCATATCTGCAGCTAATCGCAAAATTCAGAGGAGAAGAAAAGGGCAAGATGAAACGGATAACGAGAGTCACCACGATATCGATAAG TTGAAGGTGAAACAAGAGGCAGAAGGCTTGCCAAACCGACGAAGCATGGCCCTGAATGAGCGACAGTGTTCCGTCAGCGAAATAGTCTTAATGCACGAAAACAAGAATCAATCAGGCCGTTCTGCCGATCGATCCGATCGAGCTCCGTCCATAGATTCAGGCGTTATGGGTAACGTTTCGACTGTTGGCAACGGTGGAATCTCTAACTGTGTCAACGAGCATGCAACCGACATCAGCAGCAACGATGGCGTACTTTCGGATAGATCGAGGCAGTACGCGAATCAGCCGGCAGTCGAGTCGATTCAATCGATTCAACCGACTCATCGCTCGGCCGTCTCGTCGGCTTCTGAGTCCTCGCGACTCTCTAGCGAGACTGGCTTGAGCTTCGATGCAAGTTCGACGCTGTCCAGCGCTTCGAACGATACAAAACAGAGCAACGACGAAGTCGCGATAAGAACGTACGCTGGATTGAGTGCAACCACCCAAGAACGAATAAGAAGGTTCGAACAGGAAACTAAGGCGATGCTGCAGAGGGATCAGAATCGACAGAGGCGCGAGGCCGAAAAGAGGGAAGAGGAACGTAGAAGAATTGAAATGGAGTGGCAGCTAGCGAAACGTGAAATGGAAAATGATGATCTACTGGATAATATAGTTGACACTACTGTGACGCCGAATTATCTCTCTTCGGGTTCTAGACTTTCTGCCTTTAATGATAGGCTTGCTGATAAATCCTTCATGGATATAGGATCTCGTACGTCTACAAGACTTCCGCCTCTTTCGATAGCCGTACAGCAGCAGCCTACTAATGTTAGACGAGTTTCTCAGCTCGCGGACGAGtctacctcaatcctccctccagaAAATACTACAGATACTATTATAAAGAAATTAAAGACTGATCAAGAG TCGATAACTTCGACATTGCCACCCGTTCGTTATGGCAGCTTGGATTCCCTACACGAGACACATGACGTTTCTGAATCATCGCCAATCCAGCAACAACGAAAGCCACTTTCCAGCGATGTCTCGGATGATG CCGGATCTTGTTTTCTGCAATGGACACAGAAGATTTTGACCATTAACAAAAAGCTTTCTAG GCAAACGGCAAGTCCTGGTTTCTGGTGGTACATATCGTCCCACCTACACGGTACCGCAAGCCCCACTGGCCCCGCCTCGAAGACATCGGGCCCATCGCCAATGTCGATGCCAATACCAATGCCAATGCCAATGCCAATGCCAATACCAATGCCAATGCCGATGCCAATGCCAATGCCAATGTCGATGCCAGGGCGAATGCAAGTGCCAGGGTCAGTGTCGGACACGGTCGGTGCCGATACCGTCGATTGCGCGCGACGATCACCGATACACGTCGCCTCCTCCTCGGGAGTACCGGCCTCGGAGCCCTCCGAACTCTCTGAGTCTATCGAGCCCGTCGAACAGTCATCGCGAGGCGTGTCGGGCTCAGGGGCCGGATTGTCTTCCAAGACTCTAAACAGATTCCTTCGAG GTAGCGATCTTTTAACCAGCTTGACGACCACGTTTGACCGCAAGTGGAGGTCCTTGGTGAACTCCACGAACCAGACACTTCGAGGATCCAACGTAGAGAACACTTCTCTCAGCGATGAGGACGTCTCAGTGACCCAAAATTTGAGAAACCTGCGAGGTGTGCGAGAGGACGAGCGAAAGACTGTTGGTCAATCTATGGGTCAGTCTTTGACTGAAAGTTATCGGGATCCGAGCTTGCATAAGACGCTCGAGAAACCTCAAGTCACTCGTCAGAAGGAT GACGCTCCAGAAAAGGACACAGATTCATCAGTGACAGAGAACAGCAGCGTGGATCGACTGGACGCCAACGTACCTGATAACGACAGAAGCGCGATCGTGCGAAGGAAAATCGAGTCGAAGGAACAGTTGCGATCAAGCAAAGAAGCGATTGAATCAAACTCAGAATCAAACGAGACACAAGAATGCTGCAAGCTGCCTGAAAGGGAAGGAACCTTAACTCAGAATGGAAAACTATCAGCAGACGATTCAAAAGATTTTCGCCACGACATGGACTCAAACTATTCGAACAAGCTAGAAAAATTCGAAAGTTTAACAAGCTCCGAGGTGAGATCACGTTTAAAAAGATCAGAGTCCCTGAATAAGAAATCCGAGAACACTTCCTCGAAATTGAAAAGGTCTGAGAGCCTGAACAAACACTCGGTCGAAAGATTGTCGTCCCCCACGAGCGGCAAACTGAAAAGATCCGAGAGTCTGAACAAACATTCAGAGAGGTCCGATTCGCCGAACAGTAAACTGAAGCGATCGGAGTCGTTGACGAAAACGGAGAAGACGGAGTGTAATATTAGCAAAAGGCGGCAGTCTGTTAGGAAAGATAGCGCGACAAAATTGAAACGTAAGAATGGTATGCCAGAGCGATCGATTAAACGAAGGCATACTGTAGGTGGCACCAAGGATTTTGATAAGGTACACTGGCTAGATAACAAACTGCAAGCCGAAACCGAGAGGGTCGTGAAGAATGAGTACAGGCCCAAGAAGAGTCAGCTGCGAACCAGTTCGCCAGATCTGAGTACTGGTCGCATCGGTCTCACCGATGCTAGCTTTCTAATCGAAGTCAGCTTTCGTGGACCAAGCAACGTCGTCCTCAACGTAACCAACGCTCGTCCACAGTCCTTGCCGGACACAAGCTTGGCTTCCAAAGTCTTTAAAGTACCTCTTGAAAGTCACGTGTGA